From a region of the Candidatus Aminicenantes bacterium genome:
- a CDS encoding C4-dicarboxylate ABC transporter substrate-binding protein, with the protein MNHRGKLAAFSIMLFFTLAATLQGITIKIGTIAPERSPWGKALQELSRDWLRITQGKVELKLYPGEIAGNEDDMIRKVRMGILGGAALSNRGLKKIYNDIYVLNIPFGIRNDHELSRLLTRLKPEFEAGIEKKGFKVVIWSTSGWVNFFSRQPVRTPEDVRHLRISFVTGEPLLAQAWKEAGFRVIPNDLKDLMMALQSGMVDSFYLPPMLAASGQYFSQASHMCDLKVAPLVGAIVIGERFWNRIPEEFRAPMMQRARQMSDQLYQDTIRLEHEALDTMVKHGLTIHHVKPEEIPAWEAAAEKGMKVLVGKAFSREIYQKFTTILKEIREQKDGG; encoded by the coding sequence ATGAATCACAGAGGAAAACTTGCCGCATTCTCGATAATGTTGTTTTTCACTCTGGCCGCCACTCTCCAGGGTATCACCATCAAGATCGGAACCATCGCGCCTGAGCGCTCTCCCTGGGGCAAAGCCCTACAGGAATTGAGCCGGGACTGGCTACGGATCACGCAGGGAAAAGTGGAGTTGAAGCTTTACCCGGGTGAGATTGCCGGCAATGAAGACGATATGATCCGCAAAGTGCGGATGGGCATCCTCGGCGGAGCGGCTCTCAGCAACCGTGGGCTGAAAAAGATCTATAACGATATCTACGTACTCAACATTCCGTTCGGAATCCGCAACGACCATGAGTTGTCCCGGCTTTTGACACGCCTGAAACCTGAATTTGAAGCCGGGATCGAAAAAAAAGGTTTCAAAGTGGTGATCTGGTCTACTTCCGGTTGGGTCAACTTCTTTTCCAGACAACCCGTTCGTACGCCGGAAGATGTGCGTCACCTGCGCATTTCGTTCGTAACCGGAGAACCCCTGTTGGCACAGGCCTGGAAAGAGGCCGGATTCCGGGTCATTCCCAATGACCTCAAAGACCTGATGATGGCCTTGCAAAGCGGAATGGTGGATTCATTCTACCTTCCACCCATGCTGGCGGCATCCGGGCAGTATTTCTCCCAGGCTTCACACATGTGTGATTTAAAGGTCGCTCCCCTGGTGGGGGCCATCGTCATTGGGGAACGGTTCTGGAATCGGATCCCCGAGGAATTCCGCGCGCCGATGATGCAACGTGCCCGTCAGATGTCCGATCAACTCTACCAGGACACCATCCGTCTTGAGCATGAAGCCCTCGATACCATGGTAAAGCATGGACTGACCATTCACCATGTCAAGCCGGAGGAAATCCCCGCCTGGGAAGCGGCCGCGGAAAAAGGAATGAAAGTGCTTGTGGGTAAGGCCTTCTCCCGCGAGATCTACCAAAAATTCACCACGATTCTCAAAGAA